In Deefgea piscis, the DNA window GATTTGGCCGCTGGCAATTTTGAGTGTGGAATCAAACTCGCGCACCTGTAATTCCGGCACCAAGCTTTTTAAGGCCATTTTGGTGGTCGACGCAATAATCGCCACCGCTGGATCTTCAACATAACCGCTGACATTGGTAATGGTCGGCCGTACATTCATTGAAATCGCGCCCGATTCAGAAATCTGCGGCGTCACCTGCATCACCAACCCCACCGGCACGGTATGCAGCACGCTCTCATACGCCGCTGGGGTAATGATGCCATTGGTGTCTGATGTGGCCGGCGTGACGGTGATGGTGAAATAAACCAGCTCTTCCACCACTTTCATCACCGCCGGTTGATTATTCAGCGCAGTAATTTTGGGGCTAGAGAGCACTCGGGTTTTGCCAAATTGCTCGAGTAATTTCACCGTGGCATTAAAGTTATTACTTTTGTAAGCCAATAAACTCACCGGCGCAGTCGCCAGATTATTCGCCAATACGCTTTGCCCAAAGCTCCAACCGGCGCCGGTGGCGATTTGCGCCCAATCAATACCCGCCTGATATTGATCACTGAGCACCACTTCAACAATCGTGGCTTCGATCAAGACTTGCCGCTGCGCAGAGGCTTGAATCTTGGCCAAATACTCGGCCACTTTTTGCTGCGATTTTTGCGTCGCCCGAATGCTAATGGTGCCGGTTTCAGGATGGATAACCACTAAATTGGCGACCGGTGCAACGGATGAGGCCGCCTGCACGGCTTGTTGTTGGATGGCGAGCGTTTCGGCTTGGATTTTGTCGATTTGCGCCAGCGTTTTTTCTAGCTTGGCGCTGTTTTCGATGGCCGTAGTTTGCGCCTGACCTGGCAGTAACGCTTGTTGTGCCGCGTATTGGCTAAGTTTGCTCGTTGCTGCGCTCGTTGGCACGGGCTCAGGTTTAATATCGAGGATTTCTTTTAGATTGTTTTCTAATCGCTGCCAAAATAGATTTTTCGACTCGCTATCAATCGCCGAAAACGAGGTACTACCGGTGCTATTGCTGGCATTACTTGGGTCTGAAACCGATTTAACTGAATTTAAAATATTTAAATTCGAGCGCATGGTGCGCTGCAAATTAAAATAATCGAGCTGGTAAATGCGCAGCGTTGGCGTATCCGGCACCACGGTGAGCACACCATTAACCATGCTCCAACGAATATCAGCTTGCCCGGCAATGCGATCGAGAATTTGTGGCAAGGTTTGATTAATCGCGTTCAGCGTAATATTGCCACTCACCGCAGGATGCACGTCGATATTGATGCGTGCGTCACGCGCCAAAGCAAACAATAAATCATGAACCCCAAGCTGACTAACGACGACGCTGTAAACTTCGAGTTGCTGGCGCACATTGGGTTTGGGCAAAATAGGAATAGATGGCACCAGCGGCGGAATCGCAGCGCTGGGCATCGAAGCAGTACTTTGACTGATGTGCCCAGTGGTTTGTAAACCGTTGGATGTTGAGCAAGCACTGCCAAATAACAAGAAACATCCGGCGATCAACCAAGCTCTTTGCATACTTTAAATTCTTTTTATTAACTTACCTCAAGCTAGCATAGCTTTTAAAAATTCAAAGTTTCAGCGACCTGCTCGTGCATCTAGTCGCGCAGCAACAACATTTCGCCGCGCAAAACACCGATGGTCTGAATTTTATGCTTGCGCTGTGGGTGCGTTTGTTCCAGCAACTGCGTTATTTCGCGGGCTTTTTTCTTATCCGGATAAAGCCCTGCCAACACCCCCCAGGCCAAGCTGCCATTGAGTAATGTGGGATACACCAGCACCCGACTTGGCCCTAGATGCACTTCTAAATCTCTGACCAGCTGCTCTAAGCGCAGCAACTGATTTTGTGGCACTTTAGATACCAAGATCGTCATGCTATTGGCGTCAGCGGCAATCAACTTTTTATTTGAATGCATCACTCGCTCATTGAGTAATAGTGGCGCAGCTGCCGCGCGTAATTTGCTGTCGGCATTTTCGCTGAGCGTTGAGAGTTTTTCTGAGCGCGGCCACAGTAAGGGCTCGTTAATTTGCACTGGATCGGGATAAAAATACCAAAATAGTAGCGACAAAACGCCGAGAACCATGATTGCCGCCAACCGCCAAAGATGGCTAAAACGCGGTGACGATGCCGCTTCATCTTGCAATACGCTTTGCACATGCTTAGCGTCCACACTCACAGCTTGATCGGTGTAGGCCGCCAGCAAGGCTTGATCTGCAATCAAATTAATCTGCCGACTGATCCCATGCGCTGCTTTGGCAATCAATTGCACCGCCGCAGCGCTAAACAAGGTTTCTCCTTGATAACCCGCAGCGGATAAGCGGCAAGCCAAATATTCGCTCACCTCATCGACCGTAAGTGAAGGCAAAACTAAGTTGTGACTGACTCGTTCACGCAGCGGACTTAACGCCGTATTGGCCCATTGCAGCTCTAACTCTGGGCGGGCAAACAGCACGATTTGCAATAATGGCTGCGATCTAACGGCTAAATCACTCAATAAGCGCAATAGCTCAAACGATTCAACCGGCATGGCATGCGCAGCATCCAGCAATAACACCACCCGCCGACCTGCAGCCTGCCGTTGTATGAGCTCCGCTTCAATTCGAGCATACACTTGATGGCAACTGGTCCCACTGAGTTGAATCTGTAATTGCGTCGCAATGGTGACTAAAAACTCATTCTCAAGTACCGCAAAATTCGGCATAAATATGGTATCAACGCGATTGGATAGCCGTGCCAATAGCATGCGGCACAATAGCGTTTTGCCCGCGCCAATTTCAGCGATCACTTGAATCAAGCCTTCACCCGCCTGAATACCGCTCAGTACGGTATCAAGTATTTCACCGCGCCCCGCCCCTAAGAAGAAAAAATCAGGATGCGAAGTCAGACGAAATGGTGGGCTATGTAAACCAAAATACGTTTGATACAAAATTAAACCCCATGACATAAGCCGTATGGCAGCAGCTTGAAAACAAGATTTCATCTGTCAAATAGCATAGCGTTTGTTTAAATAAATTGTAAGTAAATGTAAAGAAAGAATTTGCTC includes these proteins:
- a CDS encoding pilus (MSHA type) biogenesis protein MshL produces the protein MQRAWLIAGCFLLFGSACSTSNGLQTTGHISQSTASMPSAAIPPLVPSIPILPKPNVRQQLEVYSVVVSQLGVHDLLFALARDARINIDVHPAVSGNITLNAINQTLPQILDRIAGQADIRWSMVNGVLTVVPDTPTLRIYQLDYFNLQRTMRSNLNILNSVKSVSDPSNASNSTGSTSFSAIDSESKNLFWQRLENNLKEILDIKPEPVPTSAATSKLSQYAAQQALLPGQAQTTAIENSAKLEKTLAQIDKIQAETLAIQQQAVQAASSVAPVANLVVIHPETGTISIRATQKSQQKVAEYLAKIQASAQRQVLIEATIVEVVLSDQYQAGIDWAQIATGAGWSFGQSVLANNLATAPVSLLAYKSNNFNATVKLLEQFGKTRVLSSPKITALNNQPAVMKVVEELVYFTITVTPATSDTNGIITPAAYESVLHTVPVGLVMQVTPQISESGAISMNVRPTITNVSGYVEDPAVAIIASTTKMALKSLVPELQVREFDSTLKIASGQIAVLGGLIQDKQVNLRQGVPGLSRLPWIGDAFSYRDDKVSKIELVVFLRPIMIKDQGVDPSILPSADFFNPKSAPELSAFQSGLMPSIGPAQ
- a CDS encoding ExeA family protein gives rise to the protein MSWGLILYQTYFGLHSPPFRLTSHPDFFFLGAGRGEILDTVLSGIQAGEGLIQVIAEIGAGKTLLCRMLLARLSNRVDTIFMPNFAVLENEFLVTIATQLQIQLSGTSCHQVYARIEAELIQRQAAGRRVVLLLDAAHAMPVESFELLRLLSDLAVRSQPLLQIVLFARPELELQWANTALSPLRERVSHNLVLPSLTVDEVSEYLACRLSAAGYQGETLFSAAAVQLIAKAAHGISRQINLIADQALLAAYTDQAVSVDAKHVQSVLQDEAASSPRFSHLWRLAAIMVLGVLSLLFWYFYPDPVQINEPLLWPRSEKLSTLSENADSKLRAAAAPLLLNERVMHSNKKLIAADANSMTILVSKVPQNQLLRLEQLVRDLEVHLGPSRVLVYPTLLNGSLAWGVLAGLYPDKKKAREITQLLEQTHPQRKHKIQTIGVLRGEMLLLRD